One stretch of Deltaproteobacteria bacterium DNA includes these proteins:
- a CDS encoding ABC transporter permease, giving the protein MNFLRAKAIAEKEMIHILRDPRSLLMAIAIPLLLLFLFGYALTLDVDNVPLAVFDMDGSQMSRRFIDRFDRSKYFSLRLMAKDYRQIEASIDRGECLMGLVIPRDFSTRLQSGRPVSVQAFVDGSNSNTASIALGYASTIAAIYSQEHLAEVLGKTLKPVDPQIRVWFNTELKSRNYIIPGIMVVIMMVIASLLTSLTIAREWENGTMEQLISTPLQPGELILGKMTPYFFIGFLDMLLSVVMGTQLFRVPLKGNPLVLFALSSLFLVGGLSLGLLYSILVKNQLFAYQLAMLTSFLPSFILSDFTFPITGMPPAVRLLTYLVPARYFVTIVKGIFLKGVGVEILWMETVLLGVFGGTVFLIANMSLKKRLQ; this is encoded by the coding sequence ATGAATTTCCTACGTGCAAAGGCCATTGCCGAAAAGGAGATGATCCACATACTCAGGGATCCGAGGAGTCTCCTCATGGCGATTGCCATCCCCTTGCTGCTTCTCTTCCTCTTCGGTTACGCTCTCACCCTGGACGTGGACAACGTACCCCTGGCGGTTTTCGATATGGACGGATCCCAGATGAGTCGGCGGTTCATCGATCGATTCGACAGATCGAAATACTTCTCCCTCCGCCTTATGGCAAAGGACTACCGCCAAATAGAGGCTTCCATAGACAGGGGAGAATGCCTCATGGGGCTCGTGATCCCTCGTGACTTCTCGACCCGCCTCCAATCGGGCCGGCCGGTCTCGGTCCAGGCTTTTGTGGATGGCAGCAACTCTAATACCGCGTCCATCGCTCTCGGTTATGCCTCAACCATTGCAGCCATCTATTCCCAAGAGCACCTCGCGGAAGTGCTGGGCAAGACCCTAAAACCGGTGGATCCCCAGATACGGGTCTGGTTCAACACGGAATTGAAGAGCAGGAACTATATCATTCCAGGTATCATGGTCGTCATAATGATGGTCATCGCGAGTCTTCTCACTTCCCTCACCATTGCGAGGGAATGGGAGAACGGAACCATGGAGCAGCTCATCTCCACGCCTCTACAGCCTGGGGAACTTATCTTGGGGAAGATGACACCGTACTTTTTCATCGGGTTTCTCGACATGCTCCTCTCGGTGGTCATGGGGACGCAACTGTTTCGAGTGCCTCTGAAGGGGAATCCCCTTGTTCTGTTCGCCCTTTCGAGTCTCTTTCTGGTGGGTGGGCTCAGTCTCGGCCTTCTGTACTCGATCCTGGTGAAGAATCAGCTCTTTGCCTATCAGCTTGCCATGCTTACCTCCTTCCTCCCATCCTTCATACTCTCGGATTTTACCTTCCCCATCACGGGAATGCCCCCTGCCGTCCGTCTGCTCACATATCTGGTGCCGGCCCGGTATTTCGTCACCATAGTCAAGGGGATCTTCTTGAAGGGGGTGGGTGTGGAGATTCTATGGATGGAAACGGTTCTGCTCGGTGTATTCGGCGGGACGGTTTTTCTAATTGCCAATATGAGTCTCAAGAAGAGACTCCAGTAA